Proteins from a single region of Gordonia hongkongensis:
- a CDS encoding reverse transcriptase family protein, with the protein MTEPFLQPHEAAEVAAAFSRTYTAWTWPEILAAVTAVLPAEVTSEVAAGIIELSPHEPRHPATVMIQALAPWTHPAPVAAQPVVVHEPRSAGTVSDALPDLYDVEQFAHWLDFTVPELEWFADRGQWLRTARPPLRHYRIWRREKRDGVRVIEAPKPRMRETQRRLLRRLIERIPAHPAARGFIPGSSPAAFAWPHTDRPVVLRVDLRHCFETITVPRVRAVFRQAGYPPHIARLLAELCTTATPVDELRGIDHTHAALLRERHLPQGAPTSPHLANLVMRPLDRRLDGYARRHGLRYTRYGDDLAISGDAMNADRALWTVLRIVEDERFTVHPEKVRIMHSHQRQHLAGLVVNDRPQVARSDYDNLRALLHNARRHGASSQNHDEHPDFRAHVYGLIAWVGATGETRRRRLLNMARTVDWDS; encoded by the coding sequence GTGACCGAACCGTTCCTGCAACCGCATGAGGCAGCGGAAGTCGCTGCGGCCTTCTCGCGCACGTATACCGCGTGGACGTGGCCGGAGATCCTGGCGGCAGTGACAGCGGTCCTGCCCGCTGAGGTCACCTCCGAAGTCGCCGCCGGCATCATCGAACTCTCGCCTCACGAACCGCGACATCCCGCGACCGTGATGATCCAGGCCCTCGCGCCGTGGACCCACCCGGCACCCGTCGCCGCTCAACCCGTCGTCGTGCACGAACCACGTTCCGCGGGAACGGTGTCCGACGCTCTGCCCGATCTCTACGATGTCGAGCAGTTCGCGCACTGGCTCGACTTCACCGTGCCCGAGCTCGAATGGTTCGCCGACCGCGGCCAATGGCTACGAACGGCGCGCCCGCCGTTGCGTCACTACCGAATCTGGCGGCGTGAGAAGCGGGACGGTGTCCGGGTCATCGAAGCTCCGAAACCCCGTATGCGCGAGACACAGCGTCGCCTGCTCAGACGGTTGATTGAGCGCATTCCGGCGCATCCCGCAGCACGCGGCTTCATACCCGGCTCGTCACCGGCTGCTTTCGCCTGGCCGCACACGGACCGTCCCGTGGTACTGCGCGTCGACCTCCGGCATTGCTTCGAGACGATCACCGTACCGCGCGTCCGAGCAGTGTTCCGGCAGGCCGGCTACCCGCCGCACATCGCCCGCCTGCTCGCCGAATTGTGCACCACGGCAACGCCTGTGGACGAACTCCGCGGTATCGATCACACGCACGCAGCACTCCTTCGGGAACGACACCTGCCGCAAGGTGCGCCGACCTCGCCGCATCTGGCGAACCTCGTGATGCGGCCGCTCGATCGGCGGCTCGACGGGTACGCCCGCCGTCACGGCCTCCGCTACACCCGCTACGGCGACGACCTCGCGATCTCGGGCGACGCGATGAACGCCGACCGCGCGCTGTGGACCGTGCTCCGCATCGTCGAAGACGAGCGATTCACCGTGCACCCGGAGAAGGTCCGGATCATGCACAGTCATCAGCGCCAACACCTTGCCGGTCTCGTCGTCAACGACCGTCCGCAGGTCGCCAGATCCGACTACGACAATCTGCGGGCCCTGCTCCACAACGCCCGCCGGCACGGGGCGTCGTCGCAGAATCACGACGAGCACCCGGACTTCCGCGCACACGTCTACGGACTCATCGCGTGGGTCGGTGCGACGGGGGAGACGCGCCGACGCCGGTTGCTGAACATGGCCCGCACCGTCGACTGGGACAGCTGA
- a CDS encoding globin domain-containing protein: protein MDKQLLERSLALVDLPDSGLTVRFYEILFDRYPTVRAMFGRDTRAQAEMLRSAVASVVEHLDDPEWLTTTLHALGRRHAGLGVTRPMYTAVAECMIAAMSEIGGESWTPAMTLAWDRALGAVATIMLDGYPDDGVVDIMPADRRKPGAA from the coding sequence ATGGACAAACAACTGCTCGAACGCAGCCTGGCACTCGTCGACCTTCCCGACTCAGGCCTCACCGTTCGCTTCTACGAGATCCTGTTCGACCGCTATCCCACCGTTCGCGCCATGTTCGGCCGCGACACTCGAGCCCAGGCCGAAATGTTGCGCAGCGCCGTCGCCTCGGTCGTGGAGCATCTCGACGATCCCGAGTGGCTGACGACGACTCTGCACGCGTTGGGGCGACGACACGCCGGTCTCGGCGTCACCAGACCGATGTACACGGCGGTCGCGGAATGCATGATCGCCGCGATGAGCGAGATCGGCGGCGAGTCCTGGACCCCGGCCATGACGCTGGCCTGGGACCGCGCCCTCGGCGCGGTCGCGACGATCATGCTCGACGGCTATCCGGACGACGGCGTGGTCGACATCATGCCGGCCGATCGACGCAAACCCGGA
- a CDS encoding GNAT family N-acetyltransferase gives MVAGDIDQISSLHTAIWKATYAGMVAQDRLDALTPAESASRWRQTVGDLAGHAGRGIRIRWATSLDTQEMVGFAASGPARDHDAPAPTELWSLNVVLRHHGTGVAMDLMTSVLGGTDIPAYLWVARDNARGSGLLS, from the coding sequence GTGGTTGCAGGCGATATCGATCAGATCTCAAGCCTGCACACCGCCATCTGGAAGGCCACGTATGCGGGAATGGTGGCTCAGGACCGGCTCGATGCGCTCACTCCTGCGGAGTCGGCCTCACGCTGGCGACAGACCGTCGGAGACCTCGCAGGCCACGCTGGGCGCGGCATCCGCATCCGGTGGGCGACCTCACTCGACACGCAGGAGATGGTCGGTTTTGCAGCAAGCGGCCCGGCTCGCGACCACGACGCTCCCGCACCGACCGAATTGTGGTCTCTGAATGTCGTTCTCCGCCATCACGGCACCGGTGTGGCGATGGACTTGATGACCTCAGTGCTCGGCGGAACGGATATCCCGGCCTACCTCTGGGTTGCACGCGACAACGCGCGGGGCAGTGGCCTTCTATCGTAA